Within Conexibacter woesei DSM 14684, the genomic segment GCCGTCGCCCGCGACGCCGAAGCGACGCAGCTGAAGGCTGAGCTGAACGAGGTCATCTGATGCCGATCGCCGTCGACATCGACGTGATGCTGGCCCGCCGCAAGATGTCCGTCGGCGAGCTTGCGGACCGCGTGGGGATAACGCCCGCGAACCTGGCGGTCCTCAAGAACGGCCGCGCCAAGGCGGTGCGCTTCGCAACCCTCGCCGCGCTCTGCGAGGCCCTCGAGTGCCAGCCGGGCGACCTGCTGCGCTGGGAAGCCGAGGATGCCGCGGACGAGATGCGTCTCACGGAGCAGGCGTGACAACGCCCGCACACCCCTTCAAGCGCTCCGCTTGCGCGCCCATGCGTCGATCCCCACGGCGGCCATGATCAGCGCCCCGGTGAAGATGTCCTGGTACATCGAGTCGATGCTGAGCAGGTTGAAGCCGTTGCCGATCAGCGCCAGCAGCGTGACGCCCAGCAGCGTCCGCCACATCGCACCGGCGCCGCCGGCGATCGACGTCCCGCCGACGACGATCGCGGCGATCGCGGTCAGCTCCAGGCCGACGCCGACGTCGGCCTGCGCGGTGCCGACGCGCGAGGTCACGAGCACGCCCGCGATGCCGGCGCCGAGGCCCGAGATCGCGAACGTCGCGGCGCGCACGGCGTTGACGCGGATGCCCGACAGCCGCGCCGCCTCGGCGTTGCCGCCGGCGGCGTAGACGTAGTGGCCGAAGGTCGTGCGCGCGAGCAGGAACCAGAGGATCCCGGCGAACGCGACGAGGATCCAGATCGACAGCCGCATCCCGAGCAGCTTGTCGTTGCCGAGGCCGCGGAAGCCAGGATCGGCGACCGCGATCGAGAAGCCGGCGGTGACGACGAGCGCGAGCCCGCGGATGATGATCGAGGAGGCGAGCGTCGCGATGAACGAGTTGATCCGGCCGATCGTCGAGACGCCGCCGTTGACCGCGCCGCACAGCAGGCCGGTCAGGATCCCGGCGACGAGCCCGAGCGTCGGGCTCGTCGTCGTCGCGACCTTCGCGGCGACGACGCTGCTGAGCGCGAAGACCGCGCCGATCGAGAGGTCGAAGCCGCCCGCGATGATCACGAGCGTCGCCGCGCACGCGACGATCCCGAGCGTCACCTGCTGCTCGGCGAGGTTGAGCAGGTTCGTGCTGGTCAGGAACGCCGAGCTGGAGAACGACAGCACGACGAACAGCGCGATCGTGCTGATGACGACGCCGTAGTCGCGCACGGCCCCCAGCCGCAGCCGTCTCCAGCCGACCCCGGCCGGCGCTTCGATCGCGGTCGCGTCCTTCGTGCTCATGCTGCCTCGCTCTCAGTCTCGAGC encodes:
- a CDS encoding helix-turn-helix domain-containing protein, giving the protein MPIAVDIDVMLARRKMSVGELADRVGITPANLAVLKNGRAKAVRFATLAALCEALECQPGDLLRWEAEDAADEMRLTEQA
- a CDS encoding ABC transporter permease, giving the protein MSTKDATAIEAPAGVGWRRLRLGAVRDYGVVISTIALFVVLSFSSSAFLTSTNLLNLAEQQVTLGIVACAATLVIIAGGFDLSIGAVFALSSVVAAKVATTTSPTLGLVAGILTGLLCGAVNGGVSTIGRINSFIATLASSIIIRGLALVVTAGFSIAVADPGFRGLGNDKLLGMRLSIWILVAFAGILWFLLARTTFGHYVYAAGGNAEAARLSGIRVNAVRAATFAISGLGAGIAGVLVTSRVGTAQADVGVGLELTAIAAIVVGGTSIAGGAGAMWRTLLGVTLLALIGNGFNLLSIDSMYQDIFTGALIMAAVGIDAWARKRSA